From Methanobacterium congolense, one genomic window encodes:
- a CDS encoding energy-converting hydrogenase A subunit A EhaA: MSYILAIISAIIVGLILRMPLLPERPMRQSWTISVIFPTAVLAVGFTAMVFGLGYEGTNGMIIGVIVGVLTALFSKFFLEKIVPRPKVEESN; the protein is encoded by the coding sequence ATGAGTTACATACTTGCCATAATATCTGCAATAATTGTAGGATTGATTTTGAGAATGCCTTTACTTCCTGAAAGACCAATGAGGCAGTCCTGGACGATCAGCGTTATATTTCCAACGGCAGTACTTGCCGTGGGCTTTACAGCCATGGTATTTGGCCTTGGTTATGAAGGGACCAATGGAATGATCATAGGAGTCATAGTTGGGGTGTTGACAGCACTCTTCTCAAAATTCTTTCTTGAAAAAATTGTTCCAAGACCCAAAGTGGAGGAATCAAATTGA
- a CDS encoding EhaF family protein has protein sequence MKNLAQMWNSLANPKSIPRVFAVILSVVLLAGFVIPLSLNDHQLYPKPTPQSQINAQNPLAPYDRGGSPLQERGTVKAQYPMFSPEIGQVTAYLSPIAIGVKNTTLYYGTSIYSSPGGLIDEILYYTRGFDTVLESTILMMAFTIASWVAINFTMRREED, from the coding sequence TTGAAGAACCTAGCACAAATGTGGAATTCCCTTGCAAACCCAAAAAGTATTCCAAGGGTTTTTGCAGTTATTCTCAGCGTTGTACTTCTTGCAGGATTTGTGATACCACTTTCACTCAACGATCATCAGTTGTATCCAAAACCAACACCTCAATCACAGATAAATGCACAAAACCCACTGGCACCCTACGACAGAGGAGGCAGTCCCCTTCAGGAGAGGGGAACTGTGAAGGCTCAGTACCCAATGTTTTCACCTGAAATAGGTCAGGTAACAGCTTACCTCTCCCCAATTGCAATAGGTGTTAAAAACACAACACTCTACTACGGTACATCCATCTATTCATCCCCTGGTGGACTCATAGATGAGATATTATACTACACACGTGGTTTCGACACGGTACTTGAGTCAACCATACTCATGATGGCATTCACCATAGCTTCATGGGTTGCAATAAACTTCACAATGAGGAGGGAAGAGGATTGA
- a CDS encoding EhaE family protein: MLDIYIWFYTGCALVIIGCIATVIGPGVKDPIVRVINTEIPAVGVSMIFLTYNDTIALVTYVAATVLITMVLLRAVVRLEEMGAEL; encoded by the coding sequence TTGCTTGATATTTACATATGGTTCTACACAGGATGTGCCCTTGTGATAATTGGTTGTATAGCCACGGTGATTGGCCCTGGAGTTAAGGATCCAATAGTAAGGGTTATAAACACAGAAATACCTGCAGTGGGTGTTTCAATGATCTTTTTAACCTACAACGATACAATCGCCCTTGTAACCTACGTTGCAGCAACGGTTTTAATAACCATGGTTCTTTTGAGGGCTGTTGTAAGACTTGAAGAAATGGGGGCAGAACTTTGA
- a CDS encoding 4Fe-4S binding protein — protein MSTAKTSKNNKKPYKPLREIDVEYEVDNSKCEKCTDRPCLQSCPVDALHEIPPDNHIELDDKCVGCVLCRESCPYDAIKMQTTLSEPIRENVPNINPKLCRRCGACVQACKTGAIQLVSSGGEEAHSVIDEDKCVRCGYCSRVCPTEAIKYGEILPRSVVGGKAIVVNQKNCIGCMTCTRVCPSKGAINVGEVSKLPYINPSYCARCEECMNVCPSSAIRYSSRKRAYQTFNKIKTMEIISELLEKETGKLSKDSVRINSILNRVARDVSFKHDEEEFQEDVTELIKTQIAEIVDSDLEITDIKDIIGATKPKREIGIVDENCIGCGACIEECPVDCIELEMPSPVHVGPECVFCGKCVESCRFDAIDLTEELFQVDDDRILLVRNRIMGPRNGSVIPDDNSCQACGVCVRKCPVDALSLENDKVNVDEDKCILCGECESICPVNAIKLNLAR, from the coding sequence ATGTCAACTGCTAAAACTTCTAAAAATAATAAAAAGCCCTACAAACCCCTCAGGGAAATAGATGTGGAGTATGAAGTGGACAACTCCAAATGTGAGAAATGCACAGATAGGCCATGCCTTCAATCATGTCCAGTGGATGCCCTCCATGAGATACCACCAGACAACCATATAGAACTGGATGATAAGTGTGTAGGATGTGTACTATGCAGGGAATCATGTCCATACGATGCAATAAAGATGCAAACAACACTATCTGAGCCCATAAGGGAGAACGTTCCCAACATAAATCCCAAACTCTGCAGGAGATGCGGTGCCTGTGTCCAGGCATGCAAAACAGGAGCAATCCAACTCGTATCCTCTGGAGGGGAGGAAGCCCACAGTGTAATAGATGAGGATAAATGCGTGCGTTGCGGATACTGTTCACGTGTCTGTCCAACAGAGGCAATCAAGTACGGTGAAATACTTCCAAGATCCGTTGTTGGTGGGAAGGCAATAGTGGTGAACCAGAAAAACTGTATAGGCTGCATGACTTGTACAAGGGTCTGCCCATCCAAGGGAGCCATAAACGTGGGAGAGGTCAGTAAACTGCCCTACATAAACCCTTCATACTGTGCCAGATGTGAGGAGTGTATGAACGTCTGCCCATCATCAGCCATAAGGTATTCCTCAAGAAAAAGGGCCTATCAAACCTTCAACAAGATCAAAACCATGGAGATAATCTCTGAACTCCTTGAAAAAGAAACAGGAAAACTCTCAAAGGATTCAGTTCGAATAAACAGCATCTTAAACAGGGTGGCACGTGATGTCAGTTTCAAACATGATGAAGAAGAGTTTCAGGAAGATGTAACTGAACTTATAAAAACCCAGATAGCGGAAATTGTAGATTCAGACCTTGAAATAACAGATATAAAAGATATCATAGGGGCTACAAAACCTAAAAGAGAAATAGGGATTGTTGATGAGAACTGTATAGGCTGCGGTGCATGTATAGAGGAATGTCCAGTTGACTGCATAGAACTTGAAATGCCATCACCTGTACACGTAGGTCCAGAATGTGTTTTCTGTGGAAAATGTGTTGAAAGCTGCAGATTCGATGCCATAGATCTAACCGAAGAACTCTTCCAGGTGGATGATGACAGAATACTCCTGGTTAGAAACAGGATCATGGGTCCGCGTAACGGTTCGGTCATTCCAGATGATAATTCATGCCAGGCTTGTGGAGTCTGCGTCAGGAAGTGTCCTGTGGATGCATTAAGCCTTGAAAATGATAAGGTAAATGTTGATGAGGATAAATGTATTTTATGTGGTGAATGTGAATCAATATGTCCTGTAAATGCCATTAAATTAAATCTGGCAAGATGA
- a CDS encoding DUF1959 family protein, protein MNDHTKDLENHSQSQDQFSPSEDVFDKDEKLLKVMKERIVRSYRWHEDVVLPMAEELKTTPEMFEEILMKHLDMSSLEALHARFESAKFNCTREKVHSDLRLCWLTDVMEIITEEETEEIEIRITSEVVYNGKNYDEAIEDGRKELLEFLMR, encoded by the coding sequence ATGAACGATCACACAAAGGACCTTGAAAATCATTCACAAAGTCAGGATCAATTCTCTCCATCTGAAGATGTATTTGATAAGGATGAAAAACTCTTAAAGGTCATGAAAGAGAGAATAGTGAGAAGTTACAGGTGGCATGAGGATGTGGTTCTTCCAATGGCAGAGGAACTCAAAACAACACCCGAAATGTTCGAGGAGATCCTAATGAAACACCTGGACATGTCCAGCCTTGAAGCACTACACGCCAGATTTGAATCAGCAAAGTTCAACTGCACCCGAGAGAAGGTGCACTCAGATCTCAGGCTGTGCTGGCTTACAGATGTTATGGAAATCATCACAGAAGAGGAAACAGAGGAAATAGAAATCCGAATAACCTCTGAAGTAGTTTATAATGGAAAAAATTACGATGAAGCCATAGAAGATGGTAGAAAGGAATTATTAGAATTTTTGATGAGGTAA
- a CDS encoding hydrogenase large subunit: MILPLGPIHPAFKEPLRLKLKTKGEKVLSAEVDYGYVHRGIERIMEGKTWQKGIFLSERVCGICSYIHTQTFAESFEKIAGERVTPRAQYLRVLTNELDRIQSHLIANSTFFKALEHETLFMNMLALREPIMDAIELLTGNRVNMGWNVVGGVRMDVKQSHLDPILQIVENLEKDFDRYVEMFEHGPMLGLRSKGVGIMTHEEAIKGRAVGPIGRASGLKHDCREDHPTYQDYFDFHTVWRKEGDNFARTMNRFDEITESIALIKKVIEDLPQGDVRKKIDIPAGYTEWRNEAPRGEVSYMVETNGNLIKHISIRTPSIMNIDSCAKYMLPNIPTVADAVATYTSCDPCVACAERVVILDESGKNQEFHGAHNVKYVK, from the coding sequence ATGATACTTCCATTAGGACCAATACATCCAGCTTTTAAAGAACCACTACGATTAAAACTTAAAACAAAAGGAGAAAAGGTTTTAAGTGCAGAGGTAGATTATGGTTACGTTCACCGAGGAATAGAAAGAATAATGGAGGGAAAAACCTGGCAGAAGGGAATATTCCTCTCAGAGAGGGTGTGTGGGATATGCTCATACATACACACCCAGACCTTTGCAGAGAGTTTTGAAAAAATCGCAGGTGAAAGGGTAACACCACGTGCACAGTACCTCAGAGTCCTTACAAATGAACTTGACAGGATACAGAGCCATCTCATTGCTAATTCAACCTTCTTCAAGGCCCTTGAACATGAAACACTCTTCATGAACATGCTGGCACTTAGGGAGCCCATAATGGATGCAATAGAGTTACTGACAGGTAACAGGGTTAACATGGGCTGGAACGTTGTGGGTGGAGTCAGGATGGATGTTAAACAATCCCACCTTGACCCGATACTCCAGATCGTTGAGAACCTTGAGAAGGACTTCGATAGATACGTGGAGATGTTCGAGCACGGACCAATGCTTGGTTTAAGATCCAAGGGTGTTGGAATAATGACCCATGAAGAGGCAATAAAGGGCCGTGCAGTTGGACCCATAGGAAGGGCTTCAGGCCTGAAACATGACTGCAGGGAGGACCATCCAACCTACCAAGACTACTTTGACTTCCACACGGTCTGGAGGAAGGAGGGAGACAACTTCGCACGTACAATGAACAGATTCGATGAGATAACCGAGTCAATTGCACTCATAAAAAAGGTTATAGAAGATCTGCCCCAGGGTGATGTACGTAAGAAGATAGATATACCTGCAGGGTACACAGAGTGGAGAAATGAAGCACCCCGTGGAGAAGTTTCCTATATGGTGGAGACCAATGGAAACCTGATAAAACACATCTCCATACGAACACCAAGCATAATGAACATAGATTCCTGTGCCAAGTACATGTTACCCAACATTCCAACGGTTGCAGATGCAGTTGCAACTTACACTTCTTGTGATCCATGTGTGGCATGTGCAGAGAGGGTTGTTATCCTGGATGAATCTGGAAAAAATCAGGAGTTCCATGGAGCTCACAACGTCAAGTACGTGAAATGA
- a CDS encoding DUF2104 domain-containing protein, with amino-acid sequence MDQIIYLVYLISFVMGSVAGLVLSYKKYKSPFGAQKIDVVALVLAVIGWVLAVNSQLLASLVPSYVSITIGVFLIAMVLGMRPGYGRYETVTGFAVAAVIWILRTVLT; translated from the coding sequence ATGGATCAAATAATTTATCTTGTATATTTAATTTCATTCGTAATGGGATCAGTTGCTGGTCTTGTGTTAAGCTACAAAAAATACAAGTCACCCTTTGGGGCTCAGAAAATTGACGTCGTGGCTCTGGTACTTGCAGTGATAGGATGGGTGCTTGCAGTTAACAGCCAGCTCCTGGCAAGTCTGGTTCCATCCTACGTATCCATTACAATAGGTGTTTTTTTAATTGCAATGGTCCTTGGAATGAGACCCGGATATGGAAGATATGAAACAGTTACAGGATTTGCAGTTGCAGCCGTAATATGGATATTAAGGACGGTTTTAACATGA
- a CDS encoding hydrogenase, translating into MEEQEKDTIFFMALAVFGAVLASGLAAFLQWMVVIPLTIAVFLILILTAIQYKKNANHFSENAETWAMVIVLIGFICSFIYLYRPA; encoded by the coding sequence ATGGAAGAACAAGAAAAAGACACCATATTTTTCATGGCTCTGGCAGTTTTTGGAGCTGTACTTGCCAGTGGGCTTGCTGCATTCCTTCAGTGGATGGTTGTCATACCACTGACCATTGCAGTGTTCCTGATACTCATACTAACGGCAATTCAATACAAAAAGAATGCAAACCATTTCTCAGAGAATGCAGAAACCTGGGCCATGGTCATAGTTCTCATAGGTTTTATATGTTCCTTCATATACCTTTACAGGCCTGCATAA
- a CDS encoding EhaG family protein, protein MGCNKLHNEEGRGLIVPDVVSPVVVALYTPAVIVGIVAGLIGLLGISFEKNDLHILILTDLVGIAMLVIVAAVGTDLAESLILPGLVVELAEILAISEVLMSREMRKNGTKEGKHVPLIPLPMKMDMEVLHTAPVFISVILIAQGAFMSGFTGGAVAGAGILFYVLSRTVRGVPSGMWEGIAGASGIAWCFWLAGFMVFFVFPQYWLLALFLAAFGIFIKVTFKAGLIGVLGREEFKKE, encoded by the coding sequence ATGGGTTGCAATAAACTTCACAATGAGGAGGGAAGAGGATTGATAGTTCCCGATGTTGTATCTCCAGTTGTGGTTGCACTCTACACGCCTGCAGTAATAGTCGGTATAGTTGCTGGTCTCATAGGTCTTCTTGGAATATCCTTTGAGAAAAATGATCTCCACATATTAATATTAACGGATCTTGTGGGCATAGCAATGCTGGTAATAGTCGCTGCAGTTGGAACTGACCTTGCAGAGTCTCTCATACTTCCTGGACTGGTTGTTGAACTTGCAGAAATACTTGCAATAAGCGAGGTTCTCATGAGCAGGGAAATGAGGAAGAACGGAACCAAAGAAGGAAAACATGTTCCATTAATACCGTTACCAATGAAAATGGACATGGAAGTGCTTCACACAGCACCTGTCTTTATTTCAGTCATCCTCATTGCGCAGGGAGCCTTCATGAGTGGATTTACAGGAGGAGCAGTTGCAGGTGCTGGAATATTATTCTACGTACTTTCAAGGACAGTTAGAGGAGTTCCCTCAGGTATGTGGGAAGGAATAGCAGGAGCCTCAGGTATAGCATGGTGTTTCTGGCTTGCAGGATTCATGGTGTTCTTCGTGTTCCCACAGTACTGGTTACTGGCACTCTTCCTTGCAGCCTTTGGAATATTCATAAAAGTCACATTCAAAGCAGGACTCATTGGTGTTTTAGGCAGAGAAGAATTCAAAAAGGAGTAA
- a CDS encoding respiratory chain complex I subunit 1 family protein: MNTLMAKILLNVLIAFLVGSLLFGLQRKIMARIQMRPGPPIIQHLLHTIKFFIKESAFPRTAAMPFYIAITAMLSLIWIAAIIVGPVMGGSLLIIFAIYAIHKIVEHNAGSSSGSPYGKVSCVRAVFSAAAEVPLFAVIILIYLKTGTMGINEIISYQSIHGPLLYSLPLVAMMFFVLILSKAPYSPFAITKGKDIISGYETEHFGLLRGYLMISESIAWYMLLWIFLTVFIGPLGILGYLVGMIILTVVTAFICATTPLLNPNHSVMLQVSLAFIGIVGSLLLMPVL; the protein is encoded by the coding sequence ATGAATACATTAATGGCAAAAATCCTGTTAAACGTTCTTATCGCATTTCTGGTGGGAAGCCTGCTCTTTGGACTTCAAAGAAAGATAATGGCAAGGATCCAGATGAGACCAGGACCACCCATCATCCAGCACCTTCTTCACACCATAAAATTTTTCATAAAGGAATCAGCATTTCCCCGAACAGCAGCAATGCCATTTTACATTGCAATAACAGCAATGCTATCTCTAATATGGATTGCAGCAATCATAGTGGGTCCTGTCATGGGAGGTTCACTCCTCATAATCTTTGCGATCTACGCAATCCACAAGATCGTTGAGCACAACGCAGGATCCTCATCAGGTTCACCCTACGGTAAAGTCAGCTGTGTGAGAGCAGTTTTCTCAGCAGCAGCCGAAGTACCCCTATTTGCAGTTATAATCCTCATCTACCTGAAAACAGGTACCATGGGAATCAACGAGATTATATCTTATCAATCAATCCACGGACCACTGCTTTACAGTCTGCCACTTGTTGCGATGATGTTCTTTGTACTGATACTATCCAAGGCACCCTACTCCCCATTTGCAATAACCAAGGGAAAGGACATAATTTCCGGCTACGAAACAGAACACTTTGGACTCTTAAGGGGTTACCTCATGATATCCGAGTCAATAGCATGGTACATGCTCCTCTGGATATTCCTTACGGTTTTCATTGGCCCGCTTGGAATACTTGGTTACCTGGTTGGAATGATCATCCTGACGGTGGTAACAGCATTCATATGTGCAACCACACCACTTCTTAATCCAAACCATTCAGTCATGCTCCAGGTGTCCCTGGCATTCATTGGAATCGTTGGATCCCTACTGCTCATGCCAGTACTTTAA
- a CDS encoding DUF1616 domain-containing protein: MKLDKTISTILVILIILGVSAVVYIVVNPQPNEKFTELYILGENGKAGNYPINMSAGETGNVTMGIVNHEYMETSYNLIVKSGNNTIYHRSNLTLPSNGKIEIPVEFNLTKRGNNTVEFLLYKLPEESKVYRSVYLTVNVS, translated from the coding sequence ATGAAACTTGATAAAACCATTTCAACAATCTTAGTTATCTTGATTATTCTGGGGGTTTCTGCAGTTGTTTACATAGTGGTTAACCCTCAACCCAATGAAAAATTCACAGAACTTTACATCCTTGGTGAAAATGGAAAGGCAGGAAATTATCCCATTAACATGAGCGCCGGTGAAACAGGTAACGTAACCATGGGTATTGTGAACCATGAATACATGGAAACTTCCTACAATCTCATTGTAAAATCTGGTAACAACACCATCTACCATAGATCCAATCTAACACTTCCAAGTAATGGAAAAATAGAGATTCCTGTTGAATTTAACCTTACAAAAAGGGGTAACAACACAGTTGAATTCCTGCTTTACAAGCTCCCAGAGGAAAGTAAGGTTTACAGGTCAGTTTACTTAACTGTGAACGTTTCCTGA
- a CDS encoding DUF788 domain-containing protein translates to MDQLKIISWFMFIISVGAIIYALIFNIPDWMVYGISLIFLPTGILSFGLLAMARGSKEEEEDKRKEPFIGY, encoded by the coding sequence ATGGACCAATTGAAGATAATAAGCTGGTTTATGTTTATAATTTCTGTAGGGGCCATAATCTATGCCCTTATATTCAACATACCCGACTGGATGGTGTATGGAATTTCACTCATATTCCTACCAACCGGAATACTGTCCTTCGGGCTTTTAGCCATGGCAAGGGGCAGTAAAGAAGAGGAAGAAGATAAAAGAAAGGAGCCATTTATTGGATACTAA
- a CDS encoding 4Fe-4S binding protein, producing MSSVIWYLYEFARKSWAENFAAAKTDPEIMEAPSRFRNFPEVHKEYCIACGACTAACPAPMAIKLIRDEDNTHEEGATYPVINNRGCIRCGFCAEVCPTDPKTITCGENHLIREEFTILPVEKMFVIDDYLCIRCRKCMDACKVEGAIVKDDNKILIDQTKCIACGDCLKTCPVKGAIKGIYISNVEEQKAIIRLIVSTLESTIEAQQETIKELNLYDDPQSVFKMDMPIDKLMEEAREILPKDELIVDLIEKITDRLKLRIITWDKEKCTNCRLCVNECPSGAITYDEEKGVQRNHDKCLRCSICHQTCPFGVAGYYVARFLLDKSTPELEVKDVIHITLKASQLPIRSS from the coding sequence ATGTCCTCGGTAATATGGTATCTATACGAATTTGCAAGAAAGTCCTGGGCTGAAAACTTTGCAGCAGCCAAAACGGATCCTGAAATAATGGAAGCACCGTCAAGGTTTCGAAATTTCCCTGAAGTTCATAAAGAGTATTGTATAGCTTGTGGTGCATGTACAGCAGCGTGTCCTGCACCCATGGCAATAAAACTCATCAGAGATGAAGATAATACTCATGAAGAAGGTGCTACATATCCTGTTATAAACAACAGGGGTTGTATCAGATGTGGTTTCTGTGCAGAAGTCTGTCCAACCGATCCTAAAACCATAACCTGCGGTGAGAATCACCTCATAAGGGAAGAATTCACCATCCTCCCAGTTGAAAAGATGTTTGTGATCGACGATTACCTCTGCATCCGATGCAGAAAATGTATGGATGCCTGTAAGGTTGAGGGTGCCATTGTCAAGGATGACAACAAGATACTGATAGACCAGACCAAGTGCATAGCGTGTGGGGACTGTCTAAAGACATGCCCTGTAAAGGGTGCAATAAAGGGAATATACATCTCCAACGTTGAGGAACAGAAGGCCATCATACGATTGATCGTCAGCACACTCGAATCCACCATAGAAGCCCAGCAGGAAACAATCAAGGAACTCAACCTTTACGATGACCCCCAAAGTGTTTTCAAAATGGACATGCCCATAGATAAACTCATGGAAGAGGCCCGCGAGATACTTCCAAAGGATGAACTCATAGTAGACCTCATTGAGAAGATAACCGACAGGCTAAAACTCAGAATCATAACATGGGACAAAGAGAAATGTACCAACTGCAGGCTATGCGTAAATGAATGTCCATCAGGTGCAATAACCTACGATGAGGAGAAAGGAGTTCAAAGAAATCATGATAAATGTTTAAGATGCAGTATATGCCATCAAACATGTCCATTCGGTGTTGCAGGTTACTACGTTGCAAGGTTCCTGCTGGATAAGAGTACACCCGAGCTTGAGGTGAAGGATGTTATCCACATAACCTTGAAAGCTTCACAACTACCAATAAGGAGTTCATAA
- a CDS encoding NAD-dependent epimerase/dehydratase family protein, translating to MKDKKVVVTGGLGFIGSHITESLIEENEVTIIDDMSTGKFENIAHLPQENIDVIKGSITELNLKAIFDDKDYVFHEAAMASVPESVELPEEYNNINVGGTLKVLLAARDTDVEKVVMASSSAVYGETEKLPISEDDPIDPMSPYAVTKATDELYCNAFREVYGLETAALRYFNVFGPRQDINSQYAAVIPNFIHAILHDEKPVIYGDGEQTRDFIYVKHVVDANIHVCESSAAGIFNIALGRSTSINTLVKIINEVLGKDVEPLYEDPRQGDIKHSFADVSRARSIGFHPEDDFKAELGETVKWFTGEN from the coding sequence ATGAAGGACAAGAAGGTAGTTGTAACCGGTGGTCTTGGTTTTATTGGATCACACATCACAGAATCTTTGATTGAGGAAAATGAAGTCACAATAATAGATGACATGTCAACAGGAAAATTTGAGAACATTGCACACCTTCCTCAAGAAAATATTGACGTAATAAAGGGAAGCATAACTGAACTGAATCTCAAGGCAATATTTGACGATAAAGATTATGTTTTCCATGAAGCTGCCATGGCGAGTGTGCCTGAGAGTGTTGAACTCCCTGAAGAGTACAACAACATCAACGTAGGAGGAACCTTGAAGGTGCTTCTAGCTGCCAGGGATACAGATGTTGAGAAGGTGGTTATGGCATCTTCTTCAGCTGTTTACGGTGAAACAGAGAAACTCCCAATATCTGAGGATGATCCAATCGATCCAATGTCACCCTACGCAGTTACCAAGGCAACTGATGAACTGTACTGCAACGCCTTCAGGGAAGTTTACGGCCTTGAGACTGCAGCACTTCGTTACTTCAATGTTTTCGGTCCCAGACAGGACATCAACTCCCAGTACGCAGCTGTCATACCTAACTTCATACATGCCATACTTCACGATGAAAAACCTGTTATATACGGTGATGGGGAGCAGACACGAGACTTCATCTACGTGAAACACGTTGTGGATGCCAACATCCATGTATGTGAATCCAGTGCAGCCGGAATCTTCAACATAGCTCTGGGAAGGAGTACCAGTATAAACACGCTTGTTAAAATTATAAATGAGGTTCTTGGAAAGGATGTTGAACCCCTTTATGAAGATCCAAGGCAGGGTGATATAAAACATTCCTTTGCAGATGTTTCAAGGGCCAGATCCATTGGATTTCATCCTGAGGATGATTTCAAAGCTGAACTCGGTGAAACTGTTAAATGGTTTACTGGTGAAAATTGA
- a CDS encoding DUF2108 domain-containing protein, translated as MYPILDLINLTTVSAAVALIGAAGLIMLPKPIDKVIMLAVLEGGFIGMVVAAKYLDVAMVAAVFDPISTVILLMAIIKINDIRRKKSQEEGAVA; from the coding sequence ATGTATCCAATCTTAGATCTCATAAATTTAACAACAGTGTCTGCGGCAGTAGCTCTAATAGGTGCTGCAGGTCTGATAATGCTCCCAAAACCTATTGATAAGGTTATAATGCTAGCAGTCCTTGAAGGCGGTTTTATTGGAATGGTTGTGGCTGCAAAGTATCTCGACGTTGCAATGGTTGCTGCAGTATTTGATCCAATTTCAACTGTCATCCTGCTTATGGCAATCATAAAAATAAATGACATAAGAAGAAAAAAATCCCAGGAGGAAGGGGCAGTTGCTTGA
- a CDS encoding DUF2109 domain-containing protein, with amino-acid sequence MLMEILGIIIVVMALRTLFARDRSERMLYLNVIGFALSAMIALYIQTPFGAIMAITFFITSTLSSNAIAYSIGRVKEEIIKE; translated from the coding sequence ATGTTGATGGAGATCCTGGGCATCATAATAGTGGTGATGGCTTTAAGAACCCTTTTTGCAAGGGACAGATCTGAGAGAATGCTTTACCTAAACGTCATAGGTTTTGCACTGTCTGCAATGATAGCTCTCTACATTCAGACACCTTTCGGTGCTATAATGGCAATAACGTTCTTTATAACCTCTACTTTAAGCTCAAACGCAATAGCTTACTCAATTGGAAGGGTGAAAGAGGAGATCATAAAGGAGTGA
- a CDS encoding NADH-quinone oxidoreductase subunit B family protein, with protein MVKSLKDIVRSGSIHVCLINTGGCNGCDIEVVALMSPRYDLEQYGIYVHQNPREADVILVTGAVSEQWKDKLQRIYAKAPEPKIVVAIGNCPLSGDVFNQEGCSIYAPVSDFIPVDAEIPGCPPRPSEILAAILAVGPDAIAARGREKR; from the coding sequence ATGGTAAAGTCACTTAAGGACATTGTAAGAAGCGGTTCAATTCATGTCTGTCTCATAAACACCGGAGGATGCAACGGCTGTGACATAGAGGTTGTTGCCCTCATGTCACCACGCTACGATCTTGAACAGTACGGTATCTACGTGCATCAGAACCCAAGGGAGGCAGATGTTATACTGGTTACAGGTGCTGTTTCAGAGCAATGGAAGGATAAACTTCAGAGAATATATGCCAAGGCACCGGAACCAAAGATAGTTGTTGCAATAGGAAACTGCCCACTTTCAGGTGATGTTTTTAATCAGGAAGGCTGCAGCATATACGCACCGGTGTCAGACTTCATACCCGTGGATGCAGAGATTCCAGGCTGCCCACCACGACCATCAGAAATTCTTGCAGCAATACTTGCAGTTGGACCAGATGCAATAGCAGCCAGAGGGAGGGAGAAAAGATGA